One part of the Chloroflexota bacterium genome encodes these proteins:
- a CDS encoding radical SAM protein, which yields MTERVVLVNPNQMKPAVAPIALDYLADALTQHQFQVDVLDLCFSPDWAGDIDTYFAHDSVAAVGVSLRNSDDTSFASQEFFLPSFKQIIDHIRTRTPAPVIIGGSAFSVMPEDILRYCGVDLGITGDGEGPLPLLVGNLISGEDYMSIPGLVYRAGEEFRCNPPSYVDLNSASAPTRTAVDNYRYFVEGGMGSIESKRGCHKGCIYCADPPAKGRVLRLRSPESVVDEMESLLQMNIDCFHFCDSEFNLPPLHAEQVCLEITRRQLGNRLHWYAYCSPTPFTQEMAALFQRAGCRGINFGVDSGVDHILHTLGRDFKVEDIRRTAAICHEQGLVFMYDLLLGGPGETRETLRETVEVMKELSPSRVGAALGVRIFPGTKLSSMVRRMGPMPTNPNLKGNITNNERFFAPIFYLSAALGENAAQYLSDLVGGDERFFLMSPPEGGDRNYNYNQNTLLVEAIRQGYRGAFWDILRRISEDGFTG from the coding sequence GTGACCGAAAGGGTAGTGCTGGTCAATCCCAACCAAATGAAACCGGCCGTAGCTCCTATAGCCCTGGACTATCTGGCCGATGCCCTTACCCAGCACCAGTTTCAGGTGGACGTGCTCGACCTCTGTTTCTCTCCCGATTGGGCAGGGGATATCGATACATATTTTGCTCATGACTCGGTGGCTGCCGTGGGAGTGAGCCTGCGCAACAGCGACGACACCTCTTTTGCCAGCCAGGAGTTCTTCCTCCCCAGCTTCAAGCAGATAATCGATCATATCAGGACGCGGACACCGGCGCCGGTCATCATTGGAGGCTCAGCCTTTTCCGTCATGCCAGAGGACATCCTGCGCTATTGCGGGGTTGACCTAGGAATTACCGGTGACGGTGAAGGGCCCCTGCCCCTTCTGGTGGGAAATCTGATATCGGGAGAGGACTACATGTCCATCCCCGGCCTGGTATATCGTGCTGGTGAGGAGTTTCGGTGTAACCCGCCGTCATACGTGGACCTGAACAGTGCCTCTGCCCCCACGAGAACAGCCGTGGACAACTATCGCTACTTCGTTGAGGGAGGTATGGGAAGCATCGAGAGCAAGCGGGGTTGCCACAAAGGCTGTATCTATTGCGCTGACCCGCCAGCCAAGGGCAGAGTGTTGAGGTTGCGCTCCCCGGAAAGCGTGGTCGATGAGATGGAGTCCCTTCTCCAAATGAACATCGATTGTTTCCACTTCTGTGACAGCGAGTTCAACCTGCCGCCCCTACATGCTGAGCAGGTCTGCCTGGAAATCACCCGGCGCCAACTGGGGAACAGGCTGCACTGGTATGCCTACTGCAGCCCGACTCCCTTCACCCAGGAGATGGCTGCGCTGTTTCAAAGGGCGGGATGCCGGGGAATAAATTTTGGGGTAGACAGCGGTGTTGACCACATTCTGCACACCCTGGGCCGGGATTTCAAGGTGGAAGACATACGGCGCACGGCTGCTATCTGTCATGAGCAGGGTCTGGTTTTCATGTATGACCTCCTGCTTGGAGGCCCGGGCGAGACACGGGAGACTCTGCGGGAGACGGTGGAAGTCATGAAGGAACTCTCCCCTTCACGGGTGGGGGCTGCCCTGGGGGTGCGCATCTTCCCTGGTACAAAGCTGTCAAGCATGGTTCGCAGAATGGGGCCAATGCCCACTAATCCCAACCTCAAAGGGAACATCACCAATAATGAGAGGTTCTTCGCCCCTATCTTCTACCTTTCAGCAGCCTTGGGCGAAAACGCGGCGCAGTACCTGTCCGATCTGGTGGGTGGCGATGAGCGGTTCTTCCTCATGAGCCCTCCGGAGGGTGGCGATAGGAACTATAACTACAATCAGAACACCCTTCTGGTGGAGGCCATACGCCAAGGCTACAGAGGGGCCTTCTGGGATATCTTGAGAAGGATATCTGAGGACGGCTTTACTGGCTGA
- a CDS encoding HEAT repeat domain-containing protein has product MNKSKDAVDQNNVVQVDEADHTAIPRLIGGMDCADVETCQKARLSLVSIGKPAVGPLIEALRSRKLWVRWEAAKALGQIADPVAAEALVGALRDKEFAVRWLAAEALIGLGRDALKPLLAELMKHADAQWLRQGAYLVLRTLAQRSLRATVQPVLDALDGVQPGIEVPLAARKVLDTLRKEEESEVK; this is encoded by the coding sequence ATGAACAAGTCCAAGGATGCCGTTGACCAGAACAATGTGGTTCAGGTCGATGAAGCTGACCACACTGCCATCCCTAGATTGATCGGTGGCATGGATTGTGCCGATGTGGAAACATGCCAGAAAGCTCGCCTCAGTCTGGTATCTATCGGGAAACCGGCTGTGGGCCCGCTGATCGAGGCGTTAAGAAGCCGTAAGCTCTGGGTGCGCTGGGAGGCGGCCAAGGCCCTGGGACAGATTGCCGATCCAGTGGCAGCCGAAGCACTGGTGGGCGCTTTGCGAGACAAAGAATTTGCCGTGCGCTGGTTGGCAGCAGAGGCATTGATTGGCCTAGGGCGTGATGCATTGAAACCCTTGCTAGCTGAACTGATGAAGCATGCCGATGCTCAATGGCTTCGTCAAGGGGCATACCTCGTACTCCGTACTCTAGCTCAGAGGAGTCTTAGAGCCACGGTACAGCCGGTATTGGATGCGCTGGATGGTGTTCAGCCTGGCATAGAGGTGCCTTTGGCAGCCAGAAAAGTCCTGGATACGCTAAGAAAAGAAGAGGAGTCTGAGGTGAAGTGA
- a CDS encoding RNA-binding transcriptional accessory protein, with product MTEAHLTLVASELGIAEEHVRAVEELLAEGATIPFIARYRKERTGSLDEVALTRARDRLAQLAALDKRREVILNSLQERELLTDELRSAIEEASTLAVLEDIYLPYRPKRRTRATVAREKGLEPLAQKIFTQEDTINPLREAAPFVNAELGVASTDDALAGARDIIAEWVNEDAETRQAMRQHFARHGALQSKAAKDKEEEGAKYRDYFDWRDPVPKAPSHRVLAMFRGEAEGYLKLSIRPPEEEALEFLLGRFVKGHGPASQQVALAVEDSYGRLLGPSMETEVRHEIKERADDEAIRVFAQNLRQCLMAPPLGQKAVLAIDPGYRTGCKVACLDRQGKLLDHTTIFITQSAKLAEEAAKTILRLVERFHVEAIAIGNGTASRETEAFVRGLNLPKPIPVVMVNESGASVYSASQVAREEFPDEDVTVRGAVSIGRRLMDPLAELVKIDPKSIGVGQYQHDVDQGKLKGSLDEVVMSCVGGVGVEVNTASKELLTYVPGLGPALAKNIVAHRNENGPFRSRDDLKKIPRLGPKAFEQAAGFLRIRGGGDPLDASAVHPESYPIVERMAQDLGCTVQDLMRNEGLRQQIDLKRYVSDTVGLPTLTDILEELARPGRDPRDKFETFSFAEGVNTMDDLVPGMKLPGIVTNVTKFGAFVDIGVHQDGLVHISRLADRFVKDPTEVVKVNQKVTVTVLEVDKARGRISLSMRQEPQTPKIANVTGKTGD from the coding sequence ATGACTGAAGCCCATTTGACGCTGGTTGCCAGCGAGTTGGGGATCGCTGAAGAGCACGTGCGGGCCGTCGAGGAGTTGCTGGCTGAGGGGGCTACTATTCCCTTCATCGCCCGCTACCGCAAGGAGCGCACCGGTTCGCTAGACGAGGTAGCCCTTACCAGAGCGCGGGATCGCCTGGCGCAACTGGCCGCACTGGACAAGCGCCGCGAGGTTATCCTGAATTCCCTCCAGGAACGAGAGCTTCTTACGGACGAGCTAAGGAGCGCCATCGAAGAAGCCTCGACCCTGGCCGTGCTGGAGGATATCTACCTCCCCTACCGCCCCAAGCGCCGCACCCGGGCCACCGTCGCCCGTGAGAAGGGCCTGGAGCCTCTGGCACAGAAGATTTTCACCCAGGAAGACACCATCAACCCGCTCCGGGAAGCCGCCCCCTTTGTCAATGCTGAACTGGGTGTTGCTTCAACTGACGATGCCCTTGCCGGGGCACGCGATATCATTGCCGAGTGGGTGAACGAAGACGCCGAGACGCGGCAGGCCATGCGCCAGCACTTTGCCCGACACGGCGCCCTCCAGTCCAAAGCAGCAAAAGACAAGGAAGAGGAAGGCGCTAAGTACCGCGATTATTTTGACTGGCGTGACCCCGTGCCTAAGGCCCCCAGCCATCGGGTGCTGGCCATGTTCCGGGGCGAAGCTGAAGGATATCTGAAACTCAGCATACGGCCTCCTGAAGAAGAGGCGCTGGAATTCTTGCTGGGACGCTTTGTGAAGGGTCATGGTCCTGCTTCCCAGCAGGTCGCCCTGGCCGTGGAGGACAGCTACGGACGGCTGCTGGGGCCGTCTATGGAAACAGAGGTCCGCCACGAAATCAAGGAGCGAGCCGACGACGAGGCCATCCGCGTCTTTGCCCAGAACCTGCGCCAGTGCCTCATGGCGCCGCCCCTGGGGCAGAAAGCAGTGCTGGCCATTGATCCTGGCTACCGGACGGGCTGCAAGGTGGCTTGCCTCGACCGGCAGGGCAAGCTCCTCGACCACACCACCATCTTCATCACGCAGTCGGCCAAGCTAGCCGAGGAAGCAGCCAAGACCATCCTGCGCCTGGTGGAACGCTTTCATGTTGAGGCTATCGCTATCGGCAACGGCACTGCCAGCCGCGAGACCGAGGCCTTCGTGCGTGGGCTGAACCTGCCGAAGCCGATACCGGTGGTAATGGTGAACGAGAGTGGTGCGTCGGTGTACTCCGCGTCACAGGTGGCCAGGGAGGAGTTCCCTGATGAGGATGTCACCGTGCGCGGGGCAGTCTCCATCGGGCGGCGGCTGATGGACCCGCTGGCGGAGCTGGTGAAGATCGACCCCAAGTCCATCGGCGTGGGACAGTACCAGCATGATGTTGACCAGGGTAAGCTGAAGGGCAGCCTGGATGAGGTGGTGATGAGTTGTGTGGGTGGAGTGGGCGTAGAGGTCAATACGGCCAGCAAGGAGCTTCTCACCTACGTCCCTGGTCTTGGGCCTGCCTTAGCCAAGAACATAGTCGCCCACCGCAATGAGAATGGCCCCTTCCGCAGCCGGGATGACCTGAAGAAGATACCCCGCCTTGGCCCGAAAGCCTTCGAACAGGCAGCAGGCTTCCTGCGCATCCGCGGTGGCGGAGACCCGCTCGATGCCAGCGCCGTTCACCCAGAGAGCTACCCCATCGTTGAACGCATGGCGCAAGACCTGGGCTGTACTGTACAGGACCTTATGCGAAACGAGGGACTACGACAGCAGATCGACCTGAAGCGCTATGTCAGTGACACAGTGGGGCTTCCGACGCTGACCGACATTCTGGAAGAGCTGGCGAGACCCGGTCGTGACCCGCGCGATAAGTTTGAAACATTTTCTTTTGCTGAGGGTGTCAACACCATGGACGACCTCGTGCCGGGGATGAAGCTGCCGGGGATCGTCACCAACGTGACCAAGTTTGGCGCCTTCGTGGATATCGGCGTCCACCAGGACGGGCTGGTGCACATCAGCCGCCTGGCCGATCGCTTTGTGAAAGACCCCACCGAGGTGGTCAAGGTCAACCAGAAGGTGACGGTCACCGTTCTGGAGGTGGACAAGGCCCGCGGGCGCATTTCCCTGTCCATGCGGCAAGAGCCACAGACACCGAAGATCGCCAATGTGACCGGCAAGACGGGGGATTGA
- a CDS encoding xylulose 5-phosphate 3-epimerase gives MVRTKEWVDLYRKRNPAADKWAAGYGPIAHTIETQERVFNMAERLAIKGVKGDGVPLFNLLYAADRVANAAMWIAVHETYARNVYLDGRDLGPDDFKPAPEGHTGGVLNMVPAYVGYMAINVITGMTRSWIMGQGHCVAASDTVNLLLDNMWKEHAQRYSLTDEGLTKYVRDFYSYRLTDDGRQDSPLGSHVNAYTAGGMAEGGYLGLVELQYIHMPLPGERLVVFLSDGAFEEQRGSDWIPRWWRAEDCGLATPIMIKNGRRIDQRTTLSQQGDVDWFVEHLRLNGFDPIVFDGRDPAAFAWAIFEMEGRLEAAGEAIRSQGERYPAPLPYGIAVAPKGAGFYGEGTNLAHNLPLMSNPHTDPVAAQRFNDSARKLWVPLGELKDSINRFQKHEASNRPRERDHSLAYRKVQLEHVPSPTLRPVPDNRQDRSLWGRTSPMYAVDAMFLAIVQANPHLRPRVGNPDEMRSNRMIKTLEHLKFRVTDPEPGIPEDIHGTVITVLNEEAVASAAVANKGGINFIHTYEAFGTKMHGVMRQEIIFIDEYNEAGRPQGWLSIPLVLTSHTWENAKNERSHQDPSMAEAMLGEPSDVSRVLFVPDYNTAAVVMQNLYQTHGQIWTLVVPKIDVIPDLFTGDEAIRLLDQGALRLDWTCYELAQQQVVLTAIGAYQLEEVIRASERLKARQVPHSVVYMLEPGRFRQPRSKGESAHVAPTKLKAELYPSSVPARIFVTHTRPEPLLGTLQPLHTGSERTTALGFINRGGTLNVPGMLFVNRCTWAHILAETARVLGISREAVLTAQELAALDGKASPEGVIV, from the coding sequence ATGGTAAGAACGAAAGAATGGGTAGACCTCTACCGGAAGAGGAATCCCGCAGCAGACAAGTGGGCGGCAGGGTATGGACCGATTGCCCATACCATCGAGACCCAGGAGCGAGTCTTCAACATGGCCGAGCGACTTGCCATCAAGGGAGTAAAAGGGGATGGCGTGCCACTATTCAATCTGCTGTATGCCGCAGACCGGGTAGCCAATGCCGCCATGTGGATTGCAGTGCACGAGACCTATGCCCGTAATGTATATCTCGACGGGCGTGACCTAGGGCCAGACGATTTCAAACCTGCCCCCGAGGGGCACACGGGGGGCGTTCTGAATATGGTGCCTGCCTACGTAGGTTACATGGCTATTAATGTCATAACCGGCATGACTCGGTCGTGGATTATGGGGCAAGGGCACTGCGTTGCCGCCAGTGATACGGTCAACCTGCTCCTGGACAACATGTGGAAGGAGCATGCCCAGCGCTACTCCCTTACCGATGAAGGCCTCACCAAATACGTTCGGGATTTCTACTCGTACCGCCTGACTGACGATGGCAGGCAAGACTCTCCTCTCGGCAGCCATGTAAATGCCTATACAGCCGGCGGCATGGCGGAGGGTGGCTACCTTGGCCTGGTGGAGCTCCAGTATATCCACATGCCTCTTCCCGGGGAAAGGCTCGTGGTCTTTCTCAGTGACGGTGCCTTTGAAGAGCAAAGAGGAAGTGACTGGATACCCCGCTGGTGGAGGGCTGAGGACTGCGGCCTAGCAACGCCTATCATGATAAAAAACGGACGGCGTATTGACCAGAGAACCACGCTGTCCCAACAAGGGGATGTGGACTGGTTTGTAGAGCACCTGAGACTCAACGGTTTTGACCCCATCGTCTTTGATGGCAGAGACCCAGCCGCTTTCGCCTGGGCTATATTTGAGATGGAAGGGCGGCTGGAAGCCGCTGGCGAAGCAATCCGGTCTCAGGGAGAGCGTTATCCGGCCCCCTTACCCTATGGCATTGCTGTCGCGCCGAAAGGTGCCGGGTTCTACGGTGAGGGGACGAACCTCGCTCACAACCTCCCTCTAATGTCAAACCCCCACACTGACCCCGTTGCCGCCCAGCGGTTCAATGATAGTGCCAGAAAGCTCTGGGTGCCTCTGGGCGAACTTAAAGACAGCATCAACAGGTTTCAGAAGCATGAGGCCTCCAACCGACCCCGCGAGCGAGACCATTCCCTGGCATACCGCAAGGTGCAGCTAGAGCATGTCCCGTCTCCAACTCTACGGCCGGTGCCTGACAACCGCCAGGATCGCTCTCTGTGGGGCAGAACCTCTCCTATGTATGCCGTGGATGCCATGTTCCTGGCCATAGTTCAGGCCAACCCTCACCTTCGACCCCGGGTAGGTAATCCAGACGAGATGCGCTCTAACCGGATGATTAAGACCCTGGAGCATCTAAAATTCCGCGTGACTGACCCCGAGCCGGGTATTCCCGAAGACATTCACGGCACGGTCATCACTGTCCTGAACGAGGAGGCAGTAGCCTCTGCGGCTGTAGCCAATAAGGGCGGCATCAACTTCATCCACACTTATGAAGCCTTCGGTACCAAAATGCACGGTGTCATGCGCCAGGAGATCATATTCATCGACGAATACAATGAGGCTGGACGTCCCCAGGGCTGGCTTTCCATACCCCTGGTGCTCACCTCCCACACCTGGGAAAACGCCAAGAATGAGCGCTCACACCAGGATCCTTCCATGGCCGAGGCTATGCTGGGCGAGCCTTCGGATGTGTCCCGGGTTCTATTCGTGCCTGATTACAACACGGCTGCTGTCGTCATGCAGAACCTCTATCAAACGCACGGGCAGATCTGGACTTTGGTGGTGCCCAAGATCGACGTGATACCTGACCTTTTCACCGGTGACGAAGCCATCCGCCTTCTTGATCAGGGCGCCCTGAGGCTGGACTGGACTTGCTACGAACTGGCGCAACAGCAGGTAGTGCTTACCGCTATTGGGGCCTACCAGTTGGAGGAGGTGATAAGAGCATCGGAAAGGCTAAAGGCGCGGCAGGTGCCTCATTCCGTTGTCTATATGCTGGAACCCGGCAGATTCCGCCAGCCTCGCAGCAAGGGTGAAAGCGCTCACGTAGCACCCACCAAACTGAAGGCGGAGCTTTATCCAAGCTCCGTGCCAGCCCGCATATTCGTGACCCATACCCGTCCGGAGCCACTGCTTGGCACGTTACAGCCGCTTCACACTGGCAGTGAGCGAACTACAGCGCTGGGCTTCATAAACCGTGGTGGGACTCTGAATGTTCCAGGGATGCTGTTTGTGAACCGTTGCACTTGGGCCCACATCCTGGCGGAAACGGCGAGAGTGCTGGGTATATCCCGTGAAGCCGTGTTGACAGCCCAGGAACTGGCAGCCCTTGACGGCAAAGCATCTCCGGAGGGAGTGATAGTATAA
- a CDS encoding acetate kinase, whose amino-acid sequence MRVLAINCGSSTLKFDLLEMVGEGEPRSPEQRLARGTVDRIGGRAALKFAARNGGLEKAADVADHGEAARLALRWLGSTGLYKPGLGAVGHRVVHGGDRFLEPIFIDDEVISAIEALSDLAPLHNEPSLMAIRAARAALGPSVPMVAVFDTAFHSTMSELASRYAIPQELAAKHRIRRYGFHGLAHRYMAERYAALASRDLRQAKLITLQLGNGCSVTAVDGGCSVDTSMGFTPLEGLMMGTRSGDVDPSLAGFLARKEGVKNEEVEGWLNLRSGLLGVSGVSRDMREILEAARQGNAGAALAVEMFSYRVRKYIGAYMAVLGTADAVVFGGGIGENSPEVRDRICAGMDWCGLKIDGDRNAAIIGIEGKISADDATVHVYVTPVDEALIIARDTVWCLSQRQR is encoded by the coding sequence ATGAGAGTTCTGGCTATCAACTGCGGCAGTTCGACACTGAAGTTCGATCTCCTGGAGATGGTGGGGGAGGGTGAACCCCGCAGCCCGGAGCAGCGGCTGGCCCGTGGCACTGTCGATAGAATCGGCGGCCGTGCCGCCTTGAAATTCGCAGCCAGGAATGGCGGGCTCGAAAAGGCGGCGGATGTGGCCGACCACGGCGAAGCAGCCCGGCTGGCGCTTCGCTGGTTGGGCTCCACAGGCCTCTATAAGCCTGGGCTTGGGGCGGTGGGGCACAGGGTAGTGCACGGCGGGGACCGCTTTCTAGAGCCGATCTTTATTGATGACGAGGTCATCAGCGCTATCGAGGCTCTCAGCGACTTGGCGCCACTGCATAACGAACCATCGCTGATGGCAATTCGAGCTGCCCGGGCCGCCCTCGGCCCCTCTGTACCTATGGTGGCCGTCTTCGATACTGCCTTTCACTCTACTATGTCCGAGCTCGCCTCCCGCTACGCTATTCCTCAGGAACTGGCAGCAAAGCATCGCATACGGCGCTACGGGTTCCACGGGCTGGCCCACCGCTATATGGCCGAACGGTATGCTGCCCTTGCGTCCAGAGATTTGCGGCAGGCGAAGCTAATAACGCTGCAACTGGGGAATGGTTGTTCGGTCACGGCAGTTGATGGGGGGTGTTCGGTGGACACCTCCATGGGGTTTACCCCGCTGGAGGGGTTGATGATGGGGACGCGTTCGGGAGATGTTGATCCATCGCTAGCGGGCTTCCTGGCCCGCAAGGAGGGTGTGAAAAATGAGGAGGTGGAAGGCTGGCTCAACCTGAGGTCGGGTCTCCTGGGGGTATCGGGCGTATCTCGAGATATGCGGGAAATCCTGGAAGCGGCACGACAGGGGAATGCCGGCGCCGCCCTGGCCGTGGAGATGTTTTCTTACCGCGTACGCAAGTACATAGGTGCCTACATGGCTGTCCTTGGCACAGCAGACGCGGTCGTATTTGGCGGCGGCATTGGTGAAAACTCACCCGAGGTACGAGACCGCATCTGTGCCGGTATGGACTGGTGTGGGCTGAAAATAGACGGCGACCGAAACGCTGCTATAATAGGCATTGAGGGAAAGATCAGCGCCGATGATGCCACAGTCCATGTCTACGTCACCCCGGTCGATGAGGCACTGATCATTGCCCGCGATACTGTGTGGTGTCTGAGCCAACGCCAGAGATAA
- the glgP gene encoding alpha-glucan family phosphorylase gives MARASKTAVPSPLIAYFSMEVGIDPSMPTYSGGLGILAGDTLRAAADLGVPMVGVTLLHRKGYFCQRLDAHGNQTESPCEWSPEGVLRPIKPRVSVNIEGRQVFIRAWCHFISGVSGHVVPVYFLDTALPENSPSDQALTDYLYGGDDRYRLCQEVILGLGGVAMLRAAGHTRIRTFHMNEGHSALLALALLHERTKGGGLKAASAAHRQAIRQKCVFTTHTPVPAGHDNFPLDLVQRVMGEAEANALRGADCCPMGTLNMTYLALYFSRYINGVAMRHGEISRGMYPNYPVDSITNGVHAVTWTAAPFQRIYDRYIPEWRNDNHYLRYAISIPPQEIRQAHAEAKQELLAEVERRTGVRLEPSLMTLGFARRATSYKRADLLLSDIERLKRIARQAGPLQIIYGGKAHPRDEGGKEVIRRVFEAAYAIGDVMPVVYLEDYDMSVAKHLCAGVDLWVNTPQKPQEASGTSGMKAALNGVPSLSILDGWWIEGHLEGVTGWSIGDSWHSASDSVLETASLYDKLEYLILPAFYKRPEAFTEIMRSAIAINGSFFNAQRMVSQYVRNAYRLVIERHSRL, from the coding sequence ATGGCAAGAGCATCCAAAACGGCGGTTCCTTCACCATTGATTGCATATTTCTCAATGGAAGTAGGTATTGACCCCAGCATGCCTACCTACAGCGGCGGCCTCGGTATCTTAGCAGGAGACACCCTGCGTGCCGCGGCTGACCTGGGTGTACCAATGGTTGGAGTGACGCTATTGCACCGCAAGGGTTATTTCTGCCAGCGTCTTGATGCCCACGGCAACCAGACCGAGAGCCCTTGCGAATGGTCTCCAGAAGGGGTTCTGCGACCAATAAAGCCACGTGTTTCGGTCAACATCGAAGGGCGACAGGTGTTCATACGAGCCTGGTGCCATTTCATAAGCGGTGTGTCCGGCCACGTTGTGCCGGTGTACTTCCTGGACACGGCTCTTCCGGAGAACAGCCCCTCAGACCAGGCCCTCACCGACTACCTCTACGGAGGCGATGACCGCTATCGCCTGTGTCAGGAGGTGATATTGGGTTTGGGAGGTGTGGCGATGCTACGTGCCGCAGGACATACCAGGATACGAACCTTCCACATGAACGAGGGACACTCTGCTCTGCTCGCTCTAGCATTATTGCATGAGCGGACTAAAGGCGGTGGTCTGAAGGCTGCCAGCGCAGCACATAGACAGGCAATCCGCCAGAAATGCGTATTCACCACACACACCCCGGTGCCAGCAGGCCATGATAACTTCCCCCTTGATCTGGTGCAACGGGTAATGGGAGAAGCGGAGGCCAACGCTCTTAGAGGCGCCGATTGCTGCCCCATGGGCACGCTGAACATGACCTATCTCGCCTTGTATTTTTCCCGCTACATCAACGGCGTCGCCATGCGCCACGGGGAGATCTCTCGTGGCATGTATCCTAACTATCCTGTCGACTCTATTACCAATGGGGTACACGCTGTTACCTGGACAGCCGCGCCTTTCCAGCGCATCTACGACAGGTATATCCCCGAATGGCGCAACGATAACCACTACCTGCGATACGCGATAAGTATTCCACCCCAAGAAATCCGTCAGGCTCACGCCGAGGCAAAACAAGAGCTGTTGGCTGAAGTAGAGCGGCGAACTGGCGTCCGCCTGGAGCCTTCTCTGATGACACTCGGTTTTGCCAGACGCGCCACAAGTTATAAGAGGGCCGACCTGTTACTCTCCGATATAGAACGCCTCAAGAGAATAGCACGTCAGGCGGGTCCATTGCAGATCATTTACGGAGGCAAAGCCCATCCCCGCGATGAAGGTGGCAAAGAAGTCATCCGTCGAGTTTTTGAAGCTGCGTATGCCATCGGGGACGTTATGCCTGTCGTGTATCTAGAGGACTATGATATGTCTGTCGCCAAGCACCTTTGTGCTGGCGTGGATTTGTGGGTAAATACTCCACAGAAGCCCCAGGAGGCTTCCGGGACAAGCGGGATGAAGGCTGCACTTAATGGAGTGCCCAGCTTGAGCATACTGGATGGCTGGTGGATTGAGGGGCACCTGGAAGGGGTGACTGGATGGTCGATTGGCGACAGTTGGCACTCGGCCAGTGACTCTGTCCTGGAGACAGCCTCACTCTACGACAAACTGGAGTATCTGATATTGCCAGCTTTCTACAAAAGGCCGGAGGCTTTTACCGAAATCATGCGCTCAGCCATCGCCATAAACGGCTCGTTTTTCAACGCCCAGCGTATGGTCTCCCAGTACGTCAGAAACGCATACCGGCTGGTGATAGAGCGCCACTCACGGCTTTGA